One Megasphaera vaginalis (ex Bordigoni et al. 2020) genomic region harbors:
- a CDS encoding 6-pyruvoyl trahydropterin synthase family protein, with amino-acid sequence MFYLECEECFDAAHFLRDYDGKCRNIHGHRWRVIAQAGGVLQQEKQTRGMVMDFAVLRTALKDICRKLDHSLIYEKDSLRERTLTALREESMLLTEVPFRPTAENFAAHFFSLLTARGVAVTAVKVYETPNNCAVYTGETECK; translated from the coding sequence ATGTTTTATTTGGAATGTGAAGAATGCTTTGATGCTGCGCATTTTCTTCGTGATTATGATGGAAAATGCCGCAATATTCACGGTCATCGTTGGCGTGTGATTGCACAGGCCGGCGGCGTGTTGCAACAGGAAAAACAGACTCGCGGCATGGTCATGGATTTTGCTGTTTTGCGGACAGCGCTGAAAGATATTTGTCGCAAACTGGATCATTCGCTGATTTACGAAAAAGATTCCCTTCGGGAACGTACGCTTACCGCTTTGCGGGAAGAGTCCATGCTTTTGACGGAAGTTCCGTTCAGGCCGACGGCAGAAAACTTTGCCGCTCACTTTTTTTCGCTTCTGACGGCGCGAGGAGTAGCCGTGACGGCCGTAAAAGTGTACGAAACGCCGAATAACTGTGCCGTCTATACAGGAGAGACTGAATGCAAGTAG
- a CDS encoding histidine phosphatase family protein, giving the protein MKEIWFVRHGESLANAGEATNDHETIPLSLRGREQASAVSDNIPEPELIITSPYLRARETAAPTLQKWPAAKREIWDSVREFVYLAPATCVGTTSVQRRPRVVAYWRAMDPDYCDGSGAESYSQLLCRIRETLQRLRERKESFIVVFTHAQFIRNLLLVAAKEGMADREYMRQFRSSQTVKNGQIIKLEFPC; this is encoded by the coding sequence ATGAAGGAAATTTGGTTTGTTCGTCACGGTGAAAGCCTGGCCAATGCGGGAGAAGCAACAAATGATCATGAAACGATACCGCTTTCCTTGCGGGGAAGAGAACAGGCGTCGGCAGTCAGCGACAACATTCCCGAGCCGGAACTGATCATTACGTCGCCATATTTGCGCGCCAGAGAAACGGCGGCGCCGACGTTGCAAAAATGGCCGGCTGCAAAAAGGGAAATATGGGACAGTGTGCGGGAATTCGTCTATTTGGCGCCGGCTACCTGCGTCGGCACGACCTCGGTCCAGCGGCGTCCTCGAGTAGTGGCGTATTGGCGGGCAATGGATCCCGATTACTGTGACGGCAGCGGCGCTGAAAGCTACAGTCAGCTTCTTTGCCGCATCCGGGAGACATTGCAAAGACTGCGGGAACGGAAAGAATCGTTTATCGTCGTGTTTACGCATGCGCAATTTATCCGCAATCTTTTACTTGTCGCGGCGAAGGAAGGGATGGCCGATCGGGAATATATGCGGCAATTTCGTTCCAGTCAGACCGTAAAGAACGGACAGATTATCAAACTGGAGTTTCCCTGCTGA